The Fulvivirga maritima genome segment TGGTAGATCAGGAAACTATCCGTAAAATGGCGGATATGCGGACGGAGTATGAAGTGAATCAGAAGCAGGCAGAAGTAGATCTGTTGGAGTCCGAGAAAAGAAGGCAAAGTATAGTGGCGGTGGCACTTGGCGTAGTGGCGGCTTTGGTAGGCATTGTGGCCTTTCTTTTATACAAAAACAACAAACATAGAAGACAAGCCAATAACTTACTTAAAGAACAAAAAGAAGAAATTGAAACACAGCGCGATCAGCTGGATGAATTAAATAGAACCAAAGACCGGTTCTTTTCCATTATTTCCCATGACCTCAGAGGACCCGTACATGCTTTTAAGGGCATGAGTCGCCTTATAAAAATACTGGTTGAAGAGGAAAATATTGATGATTTAAAAGAGCTGAATACTCATTTTGATAATTCCGTAAATCAACTTTCTAGCTTACTGGATGACTTGCTAGACTGGGCTGTAGCTCAGCAGGGCAACATACCTGTAAAACCAGAAAAGGTTGAGCTTCATAAATTAACAGACGATTTATTTAAACTATTTCATAACATGGCTCGCGCTAAAGAAATAGAATTAACCGCTGACTTCCATGAAGATTTGGCGCTGAATGTAGATATGAATTGCCTGAACACTATACTGAGAAATATCCTTAATAACGCACTTAAATTCACTCCGGATGGAGGTAAGATTAAGCTTACCGCAGAGCGAACTAATGGAATGGTAGCTATATCTGTGGAAGATACTGGAATAGGTATTTCAAAAGATAAGCTAGATAAACTTTTTAAACTTGATGGCAATAAACGCTCTTGGGGAACACAAGGAGAGAAAGGGTTAGGTCTTGGTTTACAATTAGTTTATCAATTTACAGAACTTAATGGAGGGAAAGTTACTGTAAAAAGTGAAGAGCATAAAGGAAGTATTTTTACTGTCTATCTACCCGCCTATAACAATTAACCCGCCTATTCAATATTGAATTAGATCCTTAAATGAATACATACCATGATTAAAGTAATAGCCCGGGCCATATTTATTTGTGGTCTTTTTTTTTATAATTATGGCTATAGCCAAGATCTCGCTAAAGCAGATAGTGCTATACAAATATTAAATACCCATCAAGGTTTATCAGAGAATACCAAATTAAAGTTGTTTAGGTGTATTTATGCTAATCACCCTACCGCTGATGAGACTATTAAGTATGCATTGATGTCTATTGATTTGGTGTCAGAATCGACACCTTCTAGGGATTACTGGCTTCATAATGCATATTTACATTTAGGGTACGCTTACAAATTAAAAGGAAATTTAAATGAAGCATTAGAGGTACTTTTAAAAAG includes the following:
- a CDS encoding tetratricopeptide repeat-containing sensor histidine kinase encodes the protein MCKLKIILAYLFIGLFFNGIVNAQNLTVADSLISLYRQQIFEENDSIQFKILKGIFTQSPNPDVQLEYAILALDLAEKNNQYKWFYTTYISMGYSYKLKGDLNEALRVLLLALEYSDKIEGGERKAFVLDAIAAVYRMQNNYPIAIKYYKASTNILREGGDSVNLATTLLNTGELYRLNNMPDSALIYLNESKIIFSEMQYQIGIAYNMGNIGLVYAQQEKYDSAELYLQDAITTLNQLGDKYPVAVYNISMADIYKDRGEYKKALEYAQSSFDVAIQEGFKEQVRDASQKLSEIYAELGDYQRAFDYQGKYFAYKDSVVDQETIRKMADMRTEYEVNQKQAEVDLLESEKRRQSIVAVALGVVAALVGIVAFLLYKNNKHRRQANNLLKEQKEEIETQRDQLDELNRTKDRFFSIISHDLRGPVHAFKGMSRLIKILVEEENIDDLKELNTHFDNSVNQLSSLLDDLLDWAVAQQGNIPVKPEKVELHKLTDDLFKLFHNMARAKEIELTADFHEDLALNVDMNCLNTILRNILNNALKFTPDGGKIKLTAERTNGMVAISVEDTGIGISKDKLDKLFKLDGNKRSWGTQGEKGLGLGLQLVYQFTELNGGKVTVKSEEHKGSIFTVYLPAYNN